Within the Aspergillus luchuensis IFO 4308 DNA, chromosome 5, nearly complete sequence genome, the region TTGCTCGTACTACATGTCACCAAAGTGGGATGTCATCTCGGACTCCGCCATCCTAGTCTATGCTTTGCAAGCAAAGCCGGGTCTCCTTAGCAAGGTTGACACCAAATCGCAAGCTGATCTTGCGTGCTATCATCGGATATAGGGAGTTAGACCGCCCTTGCTAGAGTCGTGTTCCATGTTTCTGGCTCTTTCTCTTAACCAATACTCTCAATATTCTGCCATGTGGTAGATTGAACGgaaatggatgatgacaTGACACCCATTGCGCTTAGCCGCGCGCATGGAGGAACTCACAAGGTGGATACAACCACTACGGCACGTACAACTGGTATCTGGTCTGCGGTCTCGGCACGACGTTGTTAAGAGCGAGCACGACGTTTTCATGGGCCTCCTCCGGTGACTCTATGTCGGCTAAGCCGAGTTCCTCACGCGCCATTGTCCGGCTGGATTATATGTTCTCGCCCTACCACACATCTGGAGGGTCTGGGTCTTATCCAGTGTGTGTATCCGTCTCTGAGTCCTCGGCTTGCAGATTGAGAAACCCTCACTGCTGGTGTGTTACTGGATCTTCCCGAGGACACCCTCTTTGCTTTGACATCTGTCGTCCCCTTCACGACCACATCGCTTGCACCACTGCAGCTTCCAGTCGGTTAGTCTCATAGACAGGTTTATAGCTTGCACAATACACCGCTTTGCACACAGTACAGTCTCGAACCGAGTCCGAAGCCACGGCCCGACAAAATTCCCTTGCCAAGTCACATATGAGTGTTCTCTCTTATCTCGCATGCGTCTCTCAACCAGATGAACCTCCTCACATGCCTGGGTGTGATGGGATGTCGAAACCAATGTATTCAATTCGTTACAAAGAGATCGTTGGAAAAGGAGCAACATCAAGTGAGACGAAAGAGACCCCGATAGATGGTTATTGGGAGTGACGGCTACTGAGGGTATGCGAAATGTCTGGGGCGTATCAACGCGCCAGGTTGACCAGTTCGCGTACTCATACAAGAGACACTACTAAGTCCTGCGGGTGTGTACCGTCTAATGAAATCAGCTAGCGCCACTTGGGACGGATGACTTCTACTGCATCTCTCTGGCACCGTCTGTGGTTTGGGGCTGAACGAAATGGCGCGGAGATGAACGAAGTGCTGTCCCGGGTATTGTTGCTCGCCACTATTTATTGTGTTATCCATGGACATATACAAACACGCCAACATCCTTGTTTCCATCTTCTGATCAAGAGCTCCCTTCTTCTGTGATCTACCTCTACGATGGATACCCTGCATCTCGTTCTGCTGGATAACTAGCAGACTACTACGTCTTTAACAGTCTGTTGCTCGGATGGATCACCTCGTGACGTCCATCCATTCTTGTTCTGAGTGTACCCTGCGCAACGTCTTCCTAATTGCCCTCTCTGCTGTACTTAAATTCTCACGTCTAGTGTTACTCCGAGACCCAAATAAAGCAGATATGTATGGAGCCTACACCGTCCTGAGCAATGGCCATGAGTCCCTCCTCAAAACCACGTGCTTGATCCACTACGAGCTAGCTGAACGCATATCCCCTACACTGAATTGTCCTAATTTAGTTTGATGATTTGGATTCCATTCAATGCATCTAGCTAGCTACACTAAGCCATTACTATTGTTTTCaaataataaaacttaaGACGAACTCAACGCAGTCAAGTCCGTCCCAAAgatcccttttcttccttttctttccgtcCAAATATCAAACTGCCATCccacatgcatgcatatagaaaagaaacatACATGAAagcgacaacgacaacacaCTACTCCTCATTCCATATTGGGAAGGTTGGATGACTTAACCCAACAGTCCTCCAGTAAGAGAGCCAGACCCACCACCGCTCAACAAGTCACCCACAAGAGGGATCTTCGAGAGCGGGTTGTCATTCACGACGTGGGAGGACGCGGTCGAGGGGGCAGAGCTAGAGGTTGAGGGGGTCTCCTCGGTAGAGGTAGGGGTGGTAGCGGAGGGCTCAGTGTTtgccaccttctcctcggtCTTAGGGGCAGTCTGGGACTCGGTTGCGTGCTTGGtgccagagggagagggcTTGCTGTCGGTGGTGCCGCTGGgggcgggcttcttcttgtcgtcgtcgtccttgCCGGTTATTTGGTCGAGCATTTCGCTGGCGGACTATAGGATTGTTACGTCAGAATCAGGATAAGGTGTTGAGTAGAGAAGGGGATGAATTACCTCGAGAGATTGTTCTGCGACCTGTTCGGCGAGAGTGCCGTCCAGCTCGTTACCGCTGGAGTTCTCGCGCTTGACGGGCATGGCCGAGACCATGAGGGCCAGGAAAAGgcagaggacgaagatggaaAGGCTGAGACGGGCcattgtgatgatgatgtgtggGTATGtggaaaggagaagagatCGAGAATTGAAGtgagataaaataaataaagagtGTGGATAGACGTGATAGATGAATGTAGATCGATCTATAGCCAAGTGTAATTGATCAAGATTGCAAATAGAagtagagtagtagtagaagaggaaggataAGTATGA harbors:
- a CDS encoding uncharacterized protein (SECRETED:SignalP(1-21)); the protein is MARLSLSIFVLCLFLALMVSAMPVKRENSSGNELDGTLAEQVAEQSLESASEMLDQITGKDDDDKKKPAPSGTTDSKPSPSGTKHATESQTAPKTEEKVANTEPSATTPTSTEETPSTSSSAPSTASSHVVNDNPLSKIPLVGDLLSGGGSGSLTGGLLG